The following are encoded in a window of Candidatus Thorarchaeota archaeon genomic DNA:
- a CDS encoding DNA-directed RNA polymerase subunit L, with product MKPRIVVNSKHEIRIDIEGEGHSFCNLLRKTLLEEPAVDFAGYNIDHPLLASPVFTLKTKKRQANVVLREALEKMLARTEDFRKRFHQSVSGQTLE from the coding sequence GTGAAACCACGAATTGTAGTCAACTCGAAGCATGAGATTAGAATTGACATTGAAGGTGAAGGCCACTCGTTCTGTAATCTTCTCCGAAAGACGCTCTTGGAGGAGCCCGCGGTGGACTTTGCAGGCTACAACATTGACCACCCCCTCCTAGCCAGCCCCGTCTTCACTCTGAAGACCAAGAAGCGACAGGCCAATGTCGTTCTCAGAGAAGCCTTGGAAAAGATGCTTGCGAGGACCGAGGACTTCAGGAAACGTTTCCACCAGTCAGTCAGTGGTCAGACTCTTGAGTGA
- the pcn gene encoding proliferating cell nuclear antigen (pcna): MFKAVMDSTKAWKQIVDAIATMLTEAQFVANESGLSLRQMDSSKAAMVDIFLPDKIFQEYHCDDEQKICLGVDELSRTSKRMSADDKLEFSVNEAEKRFYIRMIGQAERLFKLPMLTPPPDQPKKPSSELDVKAEMHSEGFKQAVKDISVVSSYVKISADATTLVFTGEGDTGEAEVSLKVGEESDLFDLKSKGPSTAMYALSYLSEITKAISGDTLVLRFSSSRPLILESEIAEGGRLTFVLAPRVERR; the protein is encoded by the coding sequence ATGTTCAAGGCGGTTATGGACAGCACAAAGGCGTGGAAGCAGATAGTTGATGCGATTGCTACGATGTTAACGGAGGCTCAGTTTGTGGCTAACGAGTCCGGACTGTCCCTGAGACAGATGGACTCCTCTAAGGCTGCCATGGTGGACATCTTTCTTCCGGACAAGATCTTTCAGGAGTATCACTGTGATGATGAACAGAAGATCTGTCTGGGTGTCGATGAGCTCTCTAGGACGAGTAAGCGGATGTCTGCAGATGACAAGCTCGAGTTCTCTGTCAACGAGGCCGAGAAGCGGTTCTACATTCGGATGATTGGTCAAGCGGAGCGGCTTTTCAAGCTCCCAATGCTCACTCCTCCCCCTGATCAGCCCAAGAAGCCGAGTTCTGAGCTCGATGTCAAGGCCGAGATGCACTCTGAGGGCTTTAAACAGGCTGTGAAGGACATAAGCGTAGTGTCAAGCTATGTCAAGATATCCGCAGATGCGACGACGCTCGTCTTCACTGGTGAGGGTGACACCGGTGAGGCGGAGGTGTCACTCAAGGTCGGAGAGGAGTCCGACTTGTTCGACCTCAAGAGCAAAGGGCCTAGCACTGCGATGTATGCGCTCAGCTACCTGTCCGAGATCACAAAGGCCATCTCCGGTGATACACTCGTCCTCCGTTTCAGCTCCAGCCGACCGTTGATCCTGGAGTCAGAGATTGCTGAAGGTGGACGACTCACCTTCGTTCTGGCGCCTCGTGTGGAGAGAAGGTAG
- a CDS encoding 50S ribosomal protein L11 methyltransferase: MRLKELEMALQSLERTHELDVSLEQYPTPAGTVASVLFAAQMEHGDITGRTVCDLGCGDGIFAIGAALLGAKFVIGVDVQSKALKVSRRNAELLSKEDTTDWVLGDVSALELRFPVDTVVMNPPFGVQKRGADVAFLRKALAISSVTYSLHLASDKNRAFLKDTVKDLGGTITQVENFQFQMSRLYEFHKKQTHQVSVDLYRICTNGGQNGRSEERRHSGARRQALRD, encoded by the coding sequence ATGCGTCTCAAGGAACTAGAGATGGCTCTTCAGTCATTGGAGCGGACTCATGAACTGGATGTGTCACTGGAACAGTATCCTACTCCAGCAGGCACAGTGGCGTCTGTGCTGTTCGCTGCTCAGATGGAGCATGGGGACATCACAGGAAGGACGGTGTGCGACTTGGGATGTGGCGATGGTATATTCGCAATTGGCGCTGCACTGCTGGGTGCCAAGTTCGTGATTGGCGTTGACGTGCAATCCAAAGCCTTAAAGGTGTCTCGAAGGAACGCAGAACTGCTCAGCAAAGAGGACACCACAGACTGGGTCCTCGGGGATGTCTCCGCTCTAGAACTGAGATTCCCAGTCGACACCGTTGTCATGAACCCCCCCTTCGGCGTTCAGAAACGTGGCGCTGACGTGGCCTTTCTGAGGAAGGCACTGGCAATCTCCAGTGTCACGTATAGCCTACACTTGGCAAGTGACAAGAACAGAGCATTCCTGAAGGATACCGTCAAGGACCTTGGAGGAACGATCACTCAAGTTGAGAATTTCCAGTTCCAGATGAGCCGACTGTACGAGTTTCATAAGAAGCAGACGCACCAAGTCAGCGTGGATTTGTATCGTATATGCACTAACGGTGGGCAGAATGGCAGAAGTGAAGAGCGGCGACATAGTGGTGCCAGGCGACAGGCTTTGCGTGATTGA
- a CDS encoding transcription factor S, whose protein sequence is MEFCDKCGAMMVPTTGEDGTRVLKCRSCGSTKSVQGAFTVSHRLEKTPHDKIVVVEDDGIPMPITKATCPKCNNTEAYYWTVQTRRSDEGATEFYRCTKCKTTWRNYGG, encoded by the coding sequence ATGGAATTCTGCGACAAGTGCGGTGCCATGATGGTACCGACAACTGGAGAGGACGGCACAAGAGTCCTCAAGTGCAGAAGCTGCGGAAGCACTAAGTCAGTCCAAGGTGCGTTCACCGTTTCTCACAGGCTTGAGAAGACCCCGCATGACAAGATTGTTGTAGTCGAAGATGACGGAATCCCAATGCCCATCACAAAGGCCACATGCCCCAAGTGTAACAACACGGAGGCCTACTACTGGACCGTGCAGACCCGGCGGAGCGACGAAGGTGCAACCGAGTTCTATCGGTGCACAAAGTGCAAGACCACTTGGCGGAACTACGGTGGCTAG
- a CDS encoding MarR family transcriptional regulator, translating into MDKTSEVSNVPRNKRLLERVFASRAQTRVVQLFLDRPKEFFNLSRTAKETGLAHSTIHRVMRPLVEMGIIKEIKVGQQIRLFILETEDPKSRLIAEFYRQIRPLLDEIDVPTE; encoded by the coding sequence ATGGATAAGACCAGCGAGGTCTCCAATGTGCCGAGAAACAAGCGGCTGCTGGAGCGGGTATTCGCATCTCGGGCGCAGACTCGTGTCGTCCAGCTCTTCCTCGACCGGCCGAAGGAGTTCTTCAACCTGAGCAGGACCGCCAAAGAGACTGGTCTTGCTCACTCAACAATCCACAGGGTCATGCGGCCGCTCGTAGAGATGGGCATCATCAAAGAGATCAAGGTGGGACAGCAGATTCGTCTCTTCATTCTTGAGACTGAGGACCCAAAGAGTAGACTGATTGCGGAGTTCTATCGACAGATCCGCCCGCTTCTCGATGAGATTGACGTTCCCACCGAGTGA
- a CDS encoding acetoin utilization protein AcuC yields the protein MEATTAVFSPEEMMKLDGIDHLHRMSAVPNPFWNRARFEITWALPSMCGLLDRPAVTVAPMRIASRDELRIYHDISYIETIELFGNLGNAFSSRFGLDTDACPVFQDFHLYAAYPVGASIDSVMGVATGRFKNAVSFYGGLHHATESRASGFCYYNDCVIAIKKYRAMFPDKRVLYLDTDVHHGDGTQQAFYVDRNVLTISTHEFSLGFFPGTGQSDEIGYGDGKGYSVNIPLPPLTDDFEFWRAFEDVIVPIWSAYKPDLVFWDVGADCHQGDPLADLMLTNDTYVRMAKTAKKLTHRHGSGLVITGGGGYNPVSTAKVWTLVLAEIAGLSLPPELPREWIDLCARHGYVVDRDCWTDRPHRVSCEHESNIRRAVDEAISAAKTQFFPVFGL from the coding sequence TTGGAAGCGACGACTGCAGTCTTCAGTCCCGAAGAGATGATGAAGCTTGATGGCATAGACCATCTGCACAGGATGAGTGCGGTCCCCAATCCGTTCTGGAATCGTGCCAGATTCGAGATCACATGGGCTCTCCCCTCTATGTGTGGACTCTTGGACAGACCCGCGGTCACTGTGGCTCCTATGCGCATCGCATCGAGGGATGAGCTGAGAATCTACCATGATATATCATACATCGAGACGATTGAGCTATTTGGGAATTTGGGCAATGCCTTCTCATCAAGATTCGGCCTGGACACCGACGCGTGCCCTGTGTTCCAAGACTTCCACCTCTATGCTGCATACCCTGTCGGTGCGAGCATAGACTCGGTCATGGGGGTCGCTACAGGACGGTTCAAGAACGCAGTCTCATTCTATGGCGGCCTTCATCATGCCACGGAGAGCAGAGCCTCGGGCTTCTGCTATTACAACGACTGCGTCATAGCCATCAAGAAGTATCGAGCCATGTTTCCCGACAAGAGAGTGCTCTACCTGGACACTGATGTCCATCACGGCGATGGAACACAACAGGCGTTCTATGTTGACAGGAACGTACTGACGATTTCGACCCACGAGTTCTCACTCGGCTTCTTCCCGGGCACAGGGCAATCCGACGAGATTGGCTATGGTGATGGCAAGGGATACTCCGTCAACATACCTCTCCCACCTCTTACCGACGATTTCGAGTTCTGGAGAGCCTTTGAGGATGTCATCGTCCCAATATGGTCTGCTTACAAGCCCGACCTGGTCTTCTGGGACGTGGGTGCCGACTGTCATCAGGGCGACCCGCTGGCAGACCTGATGCTGACCAATGACACATACGTCCGGATGGCCAAGACTGCCAAGAAGCTCACACACCGCCATGGAAGCGGGTTGGTCATCACAGGTGGCGGTGGCTACAACCCAGTCTCCACGGCCAAAGTCTGGACACTGGTGCTAGCAGAGATAGCCGGCCTCTCGCTGCCTCCTGAACTCCCTCGCGAGTGGATTGACCTCTGTGCCAGACACGGCTATGTCGTTGACCGCGACTGCTGGACCGACCGACCCCATAGAGTGAGTTGTGAACATGAATCGAACATCCGAAGGGCTGTAGACGAGGCGATAAGCGCAGCAAAGACCCAATTCTTCCCCGTGTTCGGTCTGTAA
- a CDS encoding ORC1-type DNA replication protein — protein sequence MEKPLDKLFDKFIQGQGIFRNRNALRPTFVPDTLPYRDEQMSRIASILGPALRGAPPSNILCYGKTGTGKTVVARYVLNMLVEKAQESGIKPPITAYVNCRIVGTNYRVLKRLCDQIDATMPDGSEVPFTGLPTDEIRDLLKSKLDEESNILTIVLDEVDSLLKRDVSQGNDILYGLTRMNGELESSRVSIIGISNDLKFKEMLDPRVLSSLGEEEVIFPPYNAVELRGILEQRVKMAFTDEAVSDEGVINLVGALAAQEHGDARRALDLLRTAGELAERRGDDKVTQDHVREAQKVLERDSVSEAIKTLPMQSKAVLLAVYALASRGQKDIFTGECFNVYSEIAHALSIDTLTQRRVSDLISELDMLGLINTTVISKGRYGRTKKIRLAVSKSQISTILDEDPRLSKIAKTILS from the coding sequence ATGGAGAAGCCCCTAGACAAGCTCTTTGACAAGTTCATTCAAGGCCAGGGCATCTTCAGGAATCGAAATGCTCTTCGACCGACGTTCGTCCCTGACACACTCCCTTATCGGGATGAACAGATGAGCCGAATAGCGTCCATACTTGGCCCTGCCCTGAGAGGCGCCCCTCCATCCAACATTCTCTGCTACGGAAAGACCGGGACTGGCAAGACAGTGGTTGCAAGATACGTTCTGAACATGCTCGTGGAGAAGGCACAGGAGAGCGGAATCAAGCCACCAATAACCGCCTATGTCAACTGTCGCATAGTGGGCACCAACTACAGGGTACTCAAGAGACTCTGCGACCAGATTGACGCGACCATGCCAGATGGGTCCGAGGTTCCATTCACCGGACTTCCAACCGATGAGATAAGGGACCTGCTCAAGAGCAAGCTCGACGAGGAGTCTAACATACTCACAATAGTCCTTGATGAGGTCGACAGCCTTCTCAAACGGGACGTCAGTCAGGGCAACGACATCCTCTACGGACTGACCCGCATGAATGGAGAACTTGAGAGCAGCAGAGTGTCGATAATAGGCATCAGCAACGACCTCAAGTTCAAAGAGATGCTGGACCCAAGAGTACTCAGCTCGCTTGGCGAAGAGGAGGTGATATTCCCACCCTACAATGCAGTCGAACTGAGAGGGATACTTGAACAGCGGGTCAAGATGGCATTCACGGACGAAGCAGTATCTGACGAGGGTGTCATAAACCTCGTGGGGGCTCTCGCAGCTCAGGAACATGGTGATGCACGTCGTGCTCTTGACCTGCTGAGGACAGCAGGAGAACTTGCGGAGAGGAGAGGAGACGACAAGGTCACCCAAGACCATGTTCGCGAGGCACAGAAGGTCCTAGAGAGAGACAGCGTGAGTGAGGCCATCAAGACGCTCCCCATGCAGTCCAAGGCCGTGCTGTTGGCGGTCTATGCCCTAGCAAGTAGAGGCCAGAAGGACATCTTCACCGGTGAGTGTTTCAATGTCTACTCCGAGATAGCACACGCCCTGTCAATTGACACACTCACTCAGAGAAGAGTCTCCGACCTGATATCGGAGCTAGACATGCTGGGTCTGATCAATACAACGGTCATATCGAAGGGTAGGTATGGAAGAACGAAGAAGATTCGGCTGGCCGTGAGCAAGTCGCAGATATCGACCATTCTCGACGAGGACCCGCGCCTCAGTAAGATTGCAAAGACCATCCTGTCATAG
- the pyrH gene encoding UMP kinase gives MRAVIKIGGSLLYDDTGQLIVDRVREYARELSTLHRNGHQLVVVVGGGRPARSFISAARQLGASEVQADWLGIKIARHNAELLMSALPDDAYPRAVETLEELEIAVCTGRVVLMGGLTPGQSTNAVAALAAEAIRADWLLNATNVEGVFDRDPSEPGARKLDQVSIVELQGILSGSGTRAGEYKLFDPVAISIVARSRIPTVILDGRTPKNIVRVLSGEKVGSVIVHG, from the coding sequence ATGCGTGCGGTCATCAAGATAGGCGGCTCTCTGCTTTATGACGACACGGGACAGCTGATAGTGGACCGTGTACGTGAGTATGCAAGAGAGCTCTCCACGCTTCACAGGAACGGCCACCAGTTGGTTGTCGTTGTCGGTGGGGGCAGACCTGCTAGGTCGTTCATCTCTGCAGCCCGACAGCTGGGTGCCAGCGAGGTACAGGCGGACTGGCTGGGAATCAAGATTGCCCGACACAATGCAGAGCTGCTCATGTCTGCTCTGCCCGATGATGCTTACCCCAGAGCTGTTGAGACCCTCGAGGAGCTAGAGATAGCCGTCTGTACTGGACGGGTGGTGTTGATGGGAGGTCTCACACCGGGTCAGTCCACGAACGCTGTGGCTGCACTTGCAGCTGAGGCCATCCGGGCGGACTGGTTGCTCAATGCGACCAATGTCGAGGGGGTATTTGACCGCGACCCCAGTGAACCGGGCGCAAGGAAGTTGGACCAAGTGAGTATTGTGGAGCTTCAGGGAATACTCTCAGGGAGCGGGACGAGAGCCGGAGAGTACAAGCTGTTCGACCCCGTGGCAATAAGCATTGTAGCACGGTCAAGGATTCCTACTGTGATACTTGACGGTAGGACACCGAAGAACATCGTCCGTGTTCTGAGTGGCGAGAAGGTGGGGAGCGTGATAGTACATGGATAA
- a CDS encoding exosome complex RNA-binding protein Csl4, translated as MAEVKSGDIVVPGDRLCVIEELLPSYGTYEEDGVVYAATSGSVSIDLKNRSVQVLDHNGRTRLCLPVQGDALVGEVTDVFDQRAEVAIVKNNDEDIHSYAIGEVHISNVTRRYVKSMHDVLSPGDIVRAAAMNTYKLPIQLSLVGPEFGVILAKCRKCGNPLTLTSHNNLFCLRCENRETREVANDYGLRFGLEARPDLAVRRRQTYDRERPGAPPSGRGGRSHGQRESSQGFSRGRRGSGGSRRTGDRRR; from the coding sequence ATGGCAGAAGTGAAGAGCGGCGACATAGTGGTGCCAGGCGACAGGCTTTGCGTGATTGAGGAGCTGTTGCCGAGCTACGGGACGTACGAAGAAGACGGTGTTGTGTATGCTGCAACATCTGGGTCTGTATCAATCGACCTGAAGAACAGGAGCGTTCAGGTGCTCGACCATAATGGTCGAACGCGCCTCTGTCTCCCGGTTCAAGGTGATGCATTGGTGGGTGAAGTCACAGACGTCTTCGACCAGCGTGCTGAAGTGGCCATTGTGAAAAACAATGACGAGGACATACACAGCTATGCCATAGGTGAGGTGCACATAAGCAACGTCACGCGACGGTACGTGAAGTCCATGCATGATGTTCTCAGCCCTGGAGACATTGTACGCGCAGCGGCTATGAACACATACAAGCTACCAATCCAGCTGAGTCTGGTGGGCCCTGAGTTCGGTGTCATACTGGCCAAGTGTAGAAAGTGCGGTAATCCTCTGACATTGACTTCGCACAACAATCTCTTCTGTCTGAGGTGTGAGAACAGAGAGACTCGAGAGGTGGCCAATGACTACGGACTGCGGTTTGGTCTCGAAGCGCGTCCGGACTTGGCCGTCAGACGCAGGCAGACCTACGATCGAGAACGGCCCGGAGCCCCACCGTCTGGGCGGGGAGGTCGCTCCCATGGACAGAGAGAGAGTTCCCAGGGATTCTCTCGTGGTCGCCGAGGAAGCGGCGGCTCGAGACGTACAGGTGACCGGAGGCGATAG
- a CDS encoding transposase, which translates to MSDPDSTEQVRGGEHFYCPSCGTHIHADINAARNLAQSSAVPGRTRLAAESPSASPTSSNLQ; encoded by the coding sequence GTGTCGGACCCGGACTCGACCGAGCAGGTCAGAGGTGGAGAGCACTTCTACTGCCCGTCATGTGGTACTCACATTCACGCTGACATCAACGCAGCAAGGAATCTTGCACAGTCCAGTGCCGTTCCTGGAAGGACTCGGCTGGCAGCAGAATCTCCATCTGCATCTCCAACTTCGTCCAACTTACAATGA